One genomic window of Sulfurovum lithotrophicum includes the following:
- a CDS encoding GMC family oxidoreductase produces the protein MKEQTFDIVIVGSGASGGAVAYTLCKAGYKVAVLEKGRLINRDEFSKDEIAYVRRDIVTPSLFDEYHTIEEKVDGKWIATPTYESGWSFWNGNIVGGSSNLMSGMLHRMHPDDFRLKSKYGPIKGANIVDWPISYEDLEPYYAKAEEIIGISGHYEPHPFEPPRSIKNFAQPPTKENAVVNLLDKSCNTLNIKSLVTPRAVLSIDKGNRNACYYSNFCGSYGCSSGAKGSSREALLKPALATGNLTLMSHTYVKKLHAGKKDKVEYAVVIDTITGKERRISARLFVVAAQAHESARLLLNSANELYPNGLGNSSGELGKNLIFSAGGSGQGELHKDSLKEITFDELMQTGYFVNRSILDWYFVDHWWDGKFKGGSVEFMFEHQNIISRARKNNEEGGKMVWGKVLGEKLLKRFTQSKSIRFEVFNDWLPNDNCFVSLDPIHKDKYGMPVGKLRVEGHPHDLKVGRYIAKKCEKVLEEMGAKNIYSSVSAVPPQNLVAGGCRFGNDPKSSVLNAQCRMHDIKNLYVADASFMPTGGSVPYTWTIYANAFRVADHIMQTMKAV, from the coding sequence ATGAAAGAGCAGACATTCGATATAGTGATCGTGGGTTCAGGTGCCAGTGGCGGGGCAGTAGCCTATACGCTTTGCAAAGCCGGGTACAAGGTTGCCGTCCTGGAAAAAGGAAGGCTTATCAACCGAGATGAGTTCTCCAAAGATGAGATTGCCTATGTACGCAGAGATATCGTCACACCCAGCCTCTTTGACGAGTACCATACTATCGAAGAGAAGGTAGACGGGAAATGGATCGCTACCCCCACCTACGAGTCGGGATGGAGTTTCTGGAACGGGAATATCGTTGGCGGATCCTCCAATCTGATGAGCGGTATGCTGCACCGCATGCATCCTGATGATTTCCGTCTCAAGAGCAAATATGGGCCCATTAAAGGTGCCAATATTGTAGACTGGCCTATCTCCTATGAGGATCTTGAACCCTATTATGCCAAAGCGGAAGAGATCATCGGTATATCAGGGCACTATGAGCCCCATCCATTCGAACCGCCACGCAGTATCAAGAACTTCGCCCAGCCTCCTACGAAAGAGAATGCCGTGGTAAATTTACTAGATAAAAGCTGTAACACACTTAACATCAAGTCTCTTGTCACACCCCGCGCAGTCCTCTCAATAGACAAAGGGAACCGGAACGCATGTTACTACTCCAATTTTTGCGGCAGCTACGGATGCAGTTCGGGTGCCAAAGGAAGTTCCCGTGAAGCCCTACTGAAACCGGCATTGGCAACGGGGAACCTGACATTAATGAGCCATACCTATGTCAAAAAGCTACATGCTGGCAAAAAAGACAAAGTGGAGTATGCTGTCGTTATAGATACGATCACCGGCAAAGAGCGCAGAATATCGGCCAGACTCTTCGTGGTCGCAGCACAGGCTCATGAGAGTGCACGTCTGCTTCTTAACTCTGCCAATGAGCTTTACCCCAACGGATTGGGCAACAGCAGTGGAGAGTTGGGCAAAAACCTTATTTTTTCTGCGGGAGGATCAGGTCAGGGAGAACTACATAAGGATTCTCTCAAAGAGATAACATTTGACGAACTGATGCAGACAGGATACTTTGTCAACCGCTCCATCCTTGATTGGTATTTTGTTGACCACTGGTGGGACGGAAAATTCAAGGGAGGTTCTGTGGAATTCATGTTTGAACATCAAAATATCATCTCCCGTGCCAGGAAAAATAATGAAGAAGGTGGGAAAATGGTATGGGGAAAAGTACTGGGAGAAAAACTGCTCAAACGCTTCACCCAGAGTAAAAGTATCCGTTTTGAAGTATTCAATGACTGGCTTCCCAACGATAATTGTTTCGTCTCACTCGATCCTATCCATAAAGACAAGTACGGTATGCCGGTAGGAAAGTTACGTGTAGAGGGTCATCCTCATGATCTGAAAGTGGGCAGATACATTGCTAAAAAATGTGAAAAGGTCCTCGAAGAGATGGGGGCCAAAAATATTTACTCTTCCGTTTCAGCAGTACCGCCGCAGAATCTGGTCGCAGGCGGATGCCGCTTTGGCAATGACCCAAAATCATCCGTACTGAATGCCCAATGCCGGATGCATGATATCAAAAACCTGTATGTCGCCGATGCTTCCTTCATGCCGACAGGAGGTTCTGTCCCCTACACATGGACCATTTATGCCAATGCTTTTCGTGTGGCAGACCATATTATGCAGACAATGAAAGCTGTATAG
- a CDS encoding LysM peptidoglycan-binding domain-containing C40 family peptidase gives MKRISTLLLMFTLGTASLSAATKTVTHKIKKGDTLYSIAHKNHITIAKLREINHLKKGTVLKVGKTIKVPTTPKIKKKTTTLAKKSKKHSIKTHKASKHHTEKRLAQALKNIKSKKVSKVKKSNKFALSDILFGKYDSSVKGKKLIKLAKKKLGRRYVWGATGQKNTFDCSGLTSYVCKKNGIKIPRRAIEQSKYGKYVSRKNLKPGDLIFFDTSKRRKGYVNHVGIYIGNNKFIHASSAKKKVIITSLNKPFYSQRFKLARRVAS, from the coding sequence TTGAAAAGAATTTCTACCCTGCTACTGATGTTTACCTTGGGTACAGCGTCTCTAAGTGCTGCAACAAAAACAGTGACACACAAGATCAAGAAAGGTGACACACTTTACTCGATCGCACACAAAAACCATATTACGATCGCAAAACTCAGAGAGATCAATCATCTTAAAAAAGGAACTGTTCTAAAAGTTGGTAAAACGATCAAAGTTCCAACAACTCCCAAAATAAAGAAAAAAACCACTACTCTTGCTAAAAAGAGCAAAAAACATTCCATCAAAACGCATAAAGCATCAAAACATCACACTGAAAAGAGACTGGCCCAGGCACTTAAAAACATCAAGTCAAAGAAGGTCTCTAAAGTTAAAAAATCAAATAAGTTTGCTCTGTCTGATATACTTTTCGGCAAATATGATTCGAGTGTCAAAGGCAAAAAACTCATAAAACTCGCTAAAAAGAAACTGGGCAGAAGATATGTCTGGGGGGCTACAGGTCAGAAAAATACCTTTGACTGTTCAGGCCTTACCTCTTATGTCTGCAAAAAGAACGGCATCAAAATACCAAGAAGGGCTATCGAACAGTCCAAGTATGGCAAATATGTAAGCAGAAAGAACCTCAAACCCGGAGACCTTATCTTCTTCGATACTTCCAAGAGACGTAAAGGGTATGTGAACCATGTAGGTATCTACATCGGTAACAACAAATTCATTCATGCCAGTTCGGCAAAGAAAAAAGTCATCATTACCAGTTTGAATAAACCATTTTACAGTCAGCGTTTCAAGCTGGCACGAAGAGTGGCATCCTAA
- the typA gene encoding translational GTPase TypA, translated as MQKIKNIAVIAHVDHGKTTLVDELLQQSGTFEAHQQIEERAMDSNDIEKERGITILSKNTAITYGDHKINIIDTPGHADFGGEVERVLKMVDGVLMLVDAQEGVMPQTKFVLKKAIELGLIPVVVINKIDKDGAEPDRVLDEMFDLLVALDANEEQLEFPVLYAAARDGYAKWNLEDENKDMTPLFEAILEKVPYPQGSPDTDTQAQVFTLDNDNFVGRIGITRIFNGKIKKGDEYVLVKASGEKTKSRVSKLIGFIGLERIDIDEAEAGDIVAIAGFSDIDVGDSICDPVNPVALDPMHVEEPTLSVIMSVNDGPLAGTEGKHVTSNKIQERLEKEMETNIAMRMEPMGDASFKVSGRGELQIGILAENMRREGFEFLLARPEVVVKEENGVKMEPFEHLVVDVPEEFQGVAIEKLGKRKAEMTSLTPMPDGTVRIEFEIPARGLIGFRSEFLTDTKGEGIMNHSFIEYRPYSGTVVSRTPGALVSMDNGEAVAFSIFNLQARGTLFIKPQDKVYSGMVIGESARPGDLDVNPLKGKQLTNMRTSGADDAIKLVPPRQITLENAMEWIEDDELIEITPESIRIRKKSLDPVVRKRAARDKKNAK; from the coding sequence ATGCAAAAAATCAAGAATATCGCGGTTATCGCACACGTTGACCACGGTAAAACAACACTTGTTGATGAACTGCTTCAGCAGTCGGGAACATTCGAAGCACACCAGCAGATCGAAGAGAGAGCTATGGACTCCAACGATATCGAAAAAGAGAGAGGGATCACGATCCTTTCAAAGAATACTGCCATTACTTATGGTGATCACAAGATCAACATCATCGACACCCCGGGCCACGCCGACTTTGGCGGCGAGGTCGAGCGTGTACTCAAGATGGTTGACGGGGTTCTGATGCTCGTTGATGCACAGGAAGGGGTAATGCCACAGACAAAATTCGTGCTTAAAAAAGCGATCGAGCTTGGTCTGATCCCTGTCGTTGTCATCAATAAGATCGACAAGGACGGTGCGGAACCAGACAGAGTACTCGATGAGATGTTCGACCTTCTTGTGGCACTTGATGCCAACGAAGAGCAGCTTGAATTCCCTGTACTGTACGCTGCGGCAAGAGACGGATATGCGAAGTGGAATCTTGAAGACGAAAATAAAGATATGACACCGCTTTTTGAAGCCATTCTTGAAAAAGTGCCTTACCCACAGGGATCTCCCGATACCGATACACAGGCACAGGTCTTTACCCTGGATAACGACAACTTTGTAGGGCGTATCGGTATTACCCGTATATTTAACGGAAAAATAAAAAAGGGAGACGAGTACGTTCTAGTCAAAGCTTCCGGAGAGAAAACAAAATCACGCGTCAGTAAACTGATCGGATTCATAGGGCTTGAAAGAATAGACATCGATGAAGCCGAAGCAGGAGATATTGTTGCCATTGCAGGCTTCAGTGACATTGATGTCGGTGACTCCATCTGTGACCCTGTCAACCCTGTCGCTTTGGATCCGATGCATGTCGAAGAGCCTACACTTTCAGTCATTATGTCGGTCAACGATGGACCTTTAGCCGGTACGGAAGGCAAACATGTCACATCCAACAAGATCCAGGAAAGACTTGAAAAAGAGATGGAAACAAACATCGCCATGCGTATGGAGCCAATGGGAGACGCCTCTTTCAAAGTGTCAGGACGTGGTGAACTTCAGATCGGTATTTTGGCGGAGAACATGAGAAGAGAAGGTTTCGAATTCCTGCTTGCCCGCCCCGAAGTCGTCGTCAAAGAAGAGAATGGAGTCAAAATGGAGCCGTTCGAGCACCTCGTAGTTGACGTACCTGAAGAGTTCCAGGGAGTTGCCATTGAAAAACTTGGGAAAAGAAAAGCGGAGATGACATCATTGACACCTATGCCTGACGGTACCGTAAGGATCGAGTTCGAAATTCCTGCCCGCGGCCTCATCGGTTTCCGTTCGGAATTCCTGACCGATACGAAGGGTGAAGGGATCATGAACCACTCCTTCATCGAGTACAGACCGTACAGCGGTACAGTGGTCAGCCGTACACCGGGCGCGCTTGTCTCCATGGATAACGGTGAGGCTGTTGCCTTTTCCATCTTCAACCTTCAGGCACGTGGTACCCTCTTTATCAAACCGCAGGACAAAGTCTACTCCGGTATGGTCATCGGTGAATCCGCAAGACCGGGAGACCTCGACGTGAACCCGCTCAAAGGAAAACAACTGACCAATATGAGAACCTCCGGTGCCGACGATGCTATTAAACTGGTCCCGCCAAGACAGATCACACTTGAGAATGCCATGGAGTGGATCGAGGATGATGAATTGATCGAGATCACACCTGAGAGCATCAGGATCCGTAAGAAATCTCTTGATCCAGTTGTTAGAAAAAGAGCAGCCAGAGACAAAAAGAACGCAAAATAG
- a CDS encoding NAD(P)/FAD-dependent oxidoreductase, protein MNNEELIIIGAGAAGLCAAIVSARAGRQVLLLEQNSKAGKKILVSGNGKCNITNRYISTQRFHSENPDFIEKVLEGYAFEKVENFFKSIGLELIEKKEGKIFPMSLQASSVVDLLVYEAQRVGVEIYCDCKVKHISKEDDIFVLDTAQGEKRSTRLLITSGSPAAPQLGGNDSGYIFATAMGHTLIPRHPSLVQLCSEESWVKVCAGVKVTGVARLYANGEYITEKEGDLLFTNYGISGLAILDLSREVSIRLASFDYCELSLDLMPKLSKEKLTNLLLSRIQKESEKPIELWLLGILNKKLIRIVLEQSKCRSRVESDLNRKEINKLVHSIKNLKLSINDTKGFKGAEVSTGGIDTSEVDLQTMESKLVPNLYFAGEVLDVDGDRGGFNFHWAWITGLRVGEAIKN, encoded by the coding sequence ATGAATAATGAAGAATTGATAATCATCGGGGCAGGGGCGGCAGGGTTATGTGCTGCCATCGTGTCGGCAAGGGCAGGGCGGCAAGTTCTCCTGCTGGAACAGAACAGTAAAGCAGGAAAGAAAATACTGGTATCGGGTAACGGGAAGTGTAATATCACCAACCGGTATATTTCCACACAGCGTTTTCATTCAGAAAACCCTGATTTTATTGAAAAAGTATTGGAGGGGTATGCGTTTGAAAAAGTTGAAAACTTTTTCAAATCCATCGGGCTTGAACTTATTGAGAAGAAAGAGGGGAAAATATTCCCGATGTCCCTGCAGGCTTCTTCCGTGGTCGATTTACTGGTGTACGAGGCCCAAAGAGTAGGGGTGGAGATATACTGCGACTGTAAAGTGAAACACATTTCAAAAGAGGATGATATTTTTGTGCTCGATACTGCACAGGGAGAAAAACGGTCTACCCGGCTTCTGATCACTTCGGGTTCTCCTGCCGCACCACAGCTTGGAGGGAACGACTCGGGATATATTTTTGCTACGGCAATGGGACATACGCTTATACCCAGGCACCCTTCACTGGTACAGCTCTGTTCGGAAGAGAGCTGGGTCAAAGTATGTGCAGGGGTCAAGGTTACCGGTGTAGCCAGACTCTATGCCAACGGAGAGTACATTACGGAAAAAGAGGGAGATCTTCTTTTTACCAATTACGGCATCAGCGGACTGGCCATACTCGACCTGAGCCGTGAAGTGAGTATACGGCTGGCATCATTCGATTATTGTGAACTCAGTCTTGACCTGATGCCGAAACTCAGCAAAGAGAAGCTGACGAACCTCCTGCTTTCCCGCATACAGAAAGAAAGTGAAAAACCTATTGAATTATGGCTGCTGGGAATACTTAACAAGAAACTTATCAGGATCGTTTTGGAGCAGTCCAAATGCAGAAGCAGGGTAGAGTCAGATCTTAACAGAAAAGAGATCAATAAGCTCGTTCACAGTATCAAGAACCTCAAACTCAGCATCAATGATACCAAAGGCTTCAAGGGTGCTGAGGTTTCAACCGGTGGTATTGATACCTCCGAAGTGGATTTGCAGACCATGGAATCAAAGCTTGTGCCAAACCTCTATTTTGCCGGAGAAGTACTCGATGTGGACGGAGACAGGGGAGGGTTCAACTTTCACTGGGCGTGGATAACCGGTTTGCGGGTAGGAGAAGCAATTAAAAATTAG
- a CDS encoding MTH1187 family thiamine-binding protein: MSALVEFSMFPTEQTQSKSAFVARVLDIVDKSGLEYQLTPMGTIIEGETVEKVLAVINTAYEELQKDCGRIYSSIKIDWREGPVGRLNKKVGSVEAKLGRKLNS; the protein is encoded by the coding sequence ATGTCAGCACTGGTTGAATTTTCAATGTTCCCCACAGAACAAACACAAAGCAAAAGTGCCTTCGTCGCAAGAGTTCTGGACATCGTGGACAAAAGCGGGCTGGAATATCAGCTCACCCCTATGGGAACCATCATCGAAGGAGAAACGGTCGAAAAGGTCCTTGCCGTGATCAATACCGCCTATGAAGAGCTGCAGAAAGATTGCGGGCGTATCTATTCCTCCATCAAGATCGACTGGAGAGAGGGACCGGTCGGCAGACTGAACAAAAAAGTCGGTTCGGTGGAAGCCAAACTCGGACGTAAGTTAAACAGCTAA
- a CDS encoding YgaP-like transmembrane domain, protein MLCAERLQRLIQASILGFVLLFAALGIQGGERSMLQIAFLLQVAMMVMLVIAGLTGFCPGLKILKKIFPPCE, encoded by the coding sequence ATGTTATGTGCTGAAAGGTTACAACGTTTAATTCAAGCGAGCATATTGGGTTTTGTACTGCTGTTTGCTGCACTGGGCATACAAGGTGGAGAAAGAAGCATGCTTCAAATCGCTTTTTTACTTCAAGTAGCAATGATGGTGATGCTGGTTATAGCTGGACTGACCGGCTTTTGTCCAGGGCTTAAAATTTTAAAAAAGATCTTTCCTCCCTGTGAGTGA
- the purM gene encoding phosphoribosylformylglycinamidine cyclo-ligase: MSNISYKDAGVDIDAGNEFVEAIKADVKSTFDSNVIGGIGSFAGAYALPSGYREPVILSATDGVGTKLKIAIESGKLDTVGIDLVAMCVNDLICNNGVPMFFLDYYATGKLLPENAKDVVAGIAEGCRRSECALVGGETAEMPGMYSDDDFDLAGFAVGIAERSEMDTVANVKEGQILIAMPSSGVHSNGYSLVRKLFFDKLGMGLETEFDGKPLLETLLEPTRIYVKEYKANKAHIKALAHITGGGIIENLPRVLPEGIRAVVDKDSIRILPIFEFMGQYVDEDEMFRAFNMGVGMVWVVEPEEVDAVLAHTDGYVIGALAAGEKGVDLV; the protein is encoded by the coding sequence ATGTCAAACATATCCTATAAAGATGCCGGTGTCGATATCGATGCGGGAAATGAGTTCGTAGAGGCAATCAAAGCCGATGTGAAATCGACTTTTGACAGCAATGTCATTGGCGGGATCGGCTCGTTCGCCGGTGCCTATGCCCTGCCCTCGGGCTACAGGGAGCCGGTGATCCTCTCGGCTACCGATGGCGTGGGAACCAAACTGAAGATCGCCATTGAGAGCGGCAAGCTCGATACTGTGGGGATCGACCTGGTCGCCATGTGCGTCAATGACCTCATCTGTAACAACGGTGTACCGATGTTCTTCCTCGACTACTATGCCACAGGCAAACTCCTGCCTGAAAATGCCAAAGATGTCGTAGCAGGTATCGCCGAAGGGTGCCGCAGAAGCGAATGCGCCCTCGTAGGCGGGGAAACAGCTGAAATGCCGGGAATGTACTCCGATGACGACTTTGACCTTGCCGGTTTTGCCGTTGGGATCGCAGAGCGTTCCGAAATGGATACTGTCGCCAATGTAAAAGAGGGGCAGATACTCATCGCCATGCCAAGCTCAGGGGTACACTCCAACGGATACTCACTGGTAAGAAAACTTTTCTTCGACAAGCTCGGGATGGGTCTAGAGACGGAGTTTGACGGAAAACCTCTGCTTGAAACACTACTTGAACCAACACGCATCTATGTTAAAGAGTACAAAGCCAACAAAGCACATATCAAGGCGCTGGCACACATTACCGGCGGAGGGATCATAGAGAACCTTCCAAGAGTGCTTCCCGAAGGCATCAGAGCCGTCGTTGACAAAGACTCCATCCGTATCCTACCGATCTTTGAGTTCATGGGCCAGTATGTGGATGAAGATGAAATGTTCAGAGCCTTCAATATGGGAGTGGGTATGGTATGGGTCGTAGAGCCCGAAGAGGTAGATGCCGTACTTGCCCATACGGACGGGTATGTTATCGGGGCGTTGGCCGCCGGTGAGAAGGGTGTAGATTTAGTTTAA
- a CDS encoding alanine/glycine:cation symporter family protein translates to MDSIFDQINSILASVFFFDIFFGQVEGTSMPFIVAWLVVGGVFLTFRFGFINVRMFSHAFKIITGQYRTADDVGEITPFQSLTTALSATVGLGNIAGVAIAIAVGGPGATFWMILAGFFGMTLKFTEVTLAQIYREKRPDGRIMGGAMQYLSKGLASKGHAKLGKVLAVLFAILAIGGSLGAGNAFQTSQAMGVLTDRVPFFASYPIVFGLIMAAIVGFVIIGGIKRIASTAEKIVPLMVLIYLAASLWILVANASAVPTAIVTIFHEAFTPTAAVGGMIGVLVQGFKRAAFSSEAGIGSAAIVHSTASVKYPVRQGMVALYEPFIDTIVICTMTALVIVTTGVYDPSGEFANLVAAKQGAALTAAAYGTVISWFPVILSFSIILFAFSTMISWSYYGERSWTYLFGEKYTLVYKLIFIAFTVMASVTSASAMLEFSDLLILTMSLPNIIGLYILQGEVKANLNAYLAKWKNGELDREAIRK, encoded by the coding sequence ATGGACAGTATCTTTGATCAGATCAATAGTATTCTGGCATCCGTCTTCTTTTTTGATATATTTTTCGGGCAGGTTGAAGGTACAAGTATGCCTTTCATCGTTGCCTGGCTGGTAGTAGGAGGGGTGTTTCTTACCTTCCGCTTCGGTTTCATCAATGTCCGAATGTTCTCCCATGCTTTCAAGATCATCACCGGACAGTACCGTACCGCAGATGATGTGGGAGAGATCACCCCTTTCCAGTCTCTCACAACGGCACTCTCCGCAACCGTAGGGCTTGGTAACATTGCCGGTGTTGCCATCGCGATTGCCGTGGGAGGGCCGGGGGCTACTTTCTGGATGATCTTAGCAGGTTTTTTCGGTATGACCCTGAAGTTTACGGAAGTCACACTGGCCCAGATCTACCGGGAGAAGCGGCCTGATGGGCGTATCATGGGAGGTGCGATGCAGTACCTTTCCAAAGGTTTGGCTTCCAAAGGGCATGCAAAATTGGGGAAAGTCCTGGCAGTTCTATTCGCCATTCTTGCCATAGGGGGAAGCCTGGGGGCGGGGAATGCTTTCCAGACTTCTCAGGCTATGGGTGTATTGACGGACCGTGTGCCGTTCTTCGCTTCCTATCCTATTGTATTCGGTCTCATCATGGCAGCCATTGTCGGTTTTGTTATTATCGGGGGGATCAAACGTATCGCGAGTACGGCTGAAAAGATCGTTCCGCTCATGGTGTTGATCTATCTGGCAGCATCACTGTGGATCCTGGTGGCGAATGCTTCAGCCGTGCCTACGGCCATTGTGACCATTTTTCATGAAGCCTTCACTCCTACTGCCGCTGTGGGAGGTATGATAGGTGTACTGGTCCAGGGCTTCAAGCGTGCCGCCTTCTCGAGTGAGGCAGGTATCGGTTCAGCTGCCATCGTCCACTCTACGGCGTCGGTAAAGTATCCCGTCAGACAGGGGATGGTCGCACTGTATGAACCTTTCATCGATACGATCGTTATCTGTACGATGACAGCACTGGTCATCGTGACCACAGGAGTATATGACCCTTCCGGAGAATTTGCCAACCTGGTAGCTGCGAAGCAGGGCGCTGCCTTGACGGCGGCGGCTTACGGTACAGTGATCTCATGGTTCCCTGTGATCCTCTCTTTTTCTATTATCCTTTTTGCTTTCTCTACGATGATCTCCTGGTCTTACTATGGTGAACGTTCATGGACCTATCTGTTTGGAGAGAAGTACACACTGGTCTACAAACTGATCTTTATTGCCTTTACTGTCATGGCATCGGTTACCAGTGCTTCGGCGATGCTGGAGTTCTCCGACCTGCTTATTTTGACGATGTCCCTGCCGAACATCATCGGGCTCTATATACTGCAGGGAGAGGTCAAGGCAAACCTGAATGCTTATCTGGCAAAATGGAAGAATGGGGAACTGGACAGGGAAGCGATACGAAAGTAG
- a CDS encoding helix-turn-helix domain-containing protein, translating into METSKLWLTPTELQAEFKISKSSQAKYRMLKKIPFSKIGAKYIRYNRDDIHQWLNEHKVEVAS; encoded by the coding sequence ATGGAAACATCAAAATTATGGCTAACGCCAACAGAATTACAGGCAGAATTTAAGATAAGTAAAAGTAGCCAAGCGAAGTATCGGATGCTTAAAAAAATTCCATTTTCTAAAATAGGAGCAAAGTATATCAGGTACAACCGTGATGATATTCACCAATGGCTGAATGAGCATAAAGTTGAGGTGGCATCATGA